A single Populus nigra chromosome 13, ddPopNigr1.1, whole genome shotgun sequence DNA region contains:
- the LOC133670647 gene encoding 15.7 kDa heat shock protein, peroxisomal, whose product MADGFFGYPFRRLFLSPPAYHEWSGSTALMDWLESPAAHILKVNVPGFNKEDIKVQVREGNILHIKGDGGKEEIHEKDTVWHVAERGIRKRGFSREIELPEDVKLDQIKAQVENGVLTIVVPKDTNPKQSKVRNINITSKL is encoded by the exons ATGGCTGATGGCTTCTTTGGGTACCCTTTTAGGCGCTTGTTCTTGAGCCCTCCAGCATACCATGAATGGTCTGGATCAACTGCTCTCATGGACTGGCTTGAATCCCCAGCTGCCCATATTTTGAAAGTCAATGTACCAG GATTTAACAAAGAGGACATAAAGGTTCAAGTGAGAGAAGGGAATATTTTGCACATAAAAGGTGATGGTGGCAAAGAGGAAATCCATGAGAAAGACACAGTTTGGCATGTAGCTGAGAGAGGGATAAGAAAGAGGGGCTTTTCTAGAGAAATTGAGCTACCAGAAGATGTGAAGCTGGATCAAATCAAAGCTCAAGTTGAAAATGGTGTTCTCACCATTGTTGTTCCAAAGGATACCAATCCAAAGCAATCCAAAGTTAGGAACATCAATATCACTAGCAAGCTTTGA
- the LOC133670632 gene encoding ADP-ribosylation factor-like protein 8c isoform X1: MGLFDSLLNWLRSLFFKQEMELSLVGLQNAGKTSLVNSIATGGYSEDMIPTVGFNMRKVTKGNVTIKLWDLGGQRRFRTMWERYCRGVSAILYVVDAADRDSVPLSRSELHDLLTKPSLSGIPLLVVGNKIDKPEAFSKQALVDQLGLESITDREVCCHMISCKDSTNIDIVIDWLIKHSKTATGSVA, encoded by the exons ATGGGTCTCTTTGATTCCCTTCTAAACTGGCTCAGGAG CTTATTCTTTAAACAAGAAATGGAGCTATCCCTAGTAGGCCTTCAGAATGCTGGAAAGACATCTCTTGTTAATTCCATTGCT ACAGGTGGATACAGTGAGGACATGATTCCAACT GTTGGATTCAACATGCGAAAAGTTACAAAAGGCAATGTGACAATAAAGCTTTGGGATCTTGGAGGGCAGCGGAGGTTTCGTACAATGTGGGAGCGTTATTGTCGTGGAGTCTCCGCGATTCT ATATGTAGTTGATGCAGCAGACAGGGACAGCGTTCCCCTATCTAGAAGTGAGTTACATGACCTCCTAACCAAACCTTCCTTAAGCGGAATCCCTTTGCTTGTCGTTGGCAACAAAATTGACAAGCCAGAAGCTTTTTCCAAGCAAGCTTTGGTGGATCAGCT AGGTCTTGAATCAATCACAGATAGAGAGGTTTGCTGCCATATGATCTCATGCAAGGACTCCACAAACATAGACATTGTCATTGATTGGCTTATCAAGCACTCAAAAACAGCAACAGGATCTGTAGCTTGA
- the LOC133670632 gene encoding ADP-ribosylation factor-like protein 8c isoform X2: MELSLVGLQNAGKTSLVNSIATGGYSEDMIPTVGFNMRKVTKGNVTIKLWDLGGQRRFRTMWERYCRGVSAILYVVDAADRDSVPLSRSELHDLLTKPSLSGIPLLVVGNKIDKPEAFSKQALVDQLGLESITDREVCCHMISCKDSTNIDIVIDWLIKHSKTATGSVA; the protein is encoded by the exons ATGGAGCTATCCCTAGTAGGCCTTCAGAATGCTGGAAAGACATCTCTTGTTAATTCCATTGCT ACAGGTGGATACAGTGAGGACATGATTCCAACT GTTGGATTCAACATGCGAAAAGTTACAAAAGGCAATGTGACAATAAAGCTTTGGGATCTTGGAGGGCAGCGGAGGTTTCGTACAATGTGGGAGCGTTATTGTCGTGGAGTCTCCGCGATTCT ATATGTAGTTGATGCAGCAGACAGGGACAGCGTTCCCCTATCTAGAAGTGAGTTACATGACCTCCTAACCAAACCTTCCTTAAGCGGAATCCCTTTGCTTGTCGTTGGCAACAAAATTGACAAGCCAGAAGCTTTTTCCAAGCAAGCTTTGGTGGATCAGCT AGGTCTTGAATCAATCACAGATAGAGAGGTTTGCTGCCATATGATCTCATGCAAGGACTCCACAAACATAGACATTGTCATTGATTGGCTTATCAAGCACTCAAAAACAGCAACAGGATCTGTAGCTTGA